In one Cloacibacillus porcorum genomic region, the following are encoded:
- a CDS encoding FG-GAP repeat domain-containing protein, whose product MQNIFFIKKTAYSKGISAAGLPDVISLAHRQWNTLGRVFGTLCLLLIIVSAACAEPVKINGKKLDDVQDILTETMGRRNFLKHDLIQALWYRPDDSKDTGSDVRLYPMRFDPAADSHTEKPPVALYGSPPKDSEWTSGMHPAITTKPVNGDNGYRVLLPDFSHNGHDRLYHTGVVRMDENGDFKIDGVRALQTDVPSGNVYPTGTTAGLFVDGEEAESFVAARMTVAAGGNTHLGDKVTTYNFYLEFLDGRKLNDGTNNSPMALSLPLGSATALCPSVRVAAGDFDNDGKASEVACIFSGPGSGYMFQIYKITRDANGSFRASKLYEHDCGQRDNSGKNIDGCDVAAGDFNGDGKQEVAAVFNDLNGEKSGYATVQIFYYSDGEFKTEWNNSVRGTTTTGWAARPHRYMRNSMACSPPRATWTATGKTRSSTPHRTTAAITWPVRGTSSSPCGARTTIFPPLKGI is encoded by the coding sequence ATGCAGAATATATTTTTTATTAAGAAAACCGCTTACAGCAAAGGAATCTCAGCCGCCGGACTGCCGGACGTCATTTCCCTTGCGCACAGACAGTGGAACACTCTCGGGCGCGTATTCGGGACGCTCTGCCTGTTACTTATCATCGTCTCAGCCGCTTGTGCCGAACCGGTGAAGATCAACGGCAAGAAGCTGGACGACGTGCAGGATATCCTCACAGAGACGATGGGAAGACGAAATTTCCTCAAGCATGACCTGATCCAAGCCCTTTGGTACAGACCGGACGACTCCAAAGACACGGGCTCGGACGTGCGTCTTTATCCCATGCGTTTCGACCCGGCGGCGGACAGCCACACCGAGAAGCCGCCCGTGGCTCTTTACGGGTCGCCACCCAAGGACAGCGAATGGACGTCGGGCATGCATCCGGCCATCACGACAAAGCCGGTGAACGGCGACAACGGCTACCGCGTCCTGCTGCCGGACTTCAGCCATAACGGCCATGACAGGCTCTATCATACCGGCGTGGTGCGTATGGACGAAAACGGCGATTTCAAAATCGACGGTGTGAGGGCGCTGCAAACCGATGTCCCGTCGGGGAACGTTTACCCTACCGGTACGACAGCGGGACTTTTCGTCGACGGTGAAGAGGCGGAGAGCTTCGTCGCCGCGCGGATGACGGTAGCCGCAGGCGGGAATACGCACCTCGGCGACAAGGTCACCACCTACAACTTTTACCTTGAATTTCTTGACGGGCGCAAGCTGAACGACGGCACCAACAACTCGCCGATGGCCTTGAGCCTTCCGCTTGGCTCGGCCACCGCCCTGTGCCCTAGCGTCCGCGTCGCGGCGGGAGATTTCGACAACGACGGAAAGGCCTCCGAGGTCGCCTGCATCTTCTCCGGCCCCGGCAGTGGCTATATGTTCCAAATATATAAGATCACGCGCGACGCAAACGGCTCGTTCAGAGCCAGCAAGCTCTATGAGCACGACTGCGGACAGAGGGATAACAGCGGGAAGAACATCGACGGCTGCGACGTAGCGGCGGGGGACTTCAACGGCGACGGGAAGCAGGAGGTCGCGGCGGTCTTCAACGACCTTAACGGTGAAAAAAGTGGATACGCAACGGTGCAGATCTTCTATTACAGCGACGGTGAATTCAAAACTGAGTGGAACAACAGCGTACGCGGGACGACGACCACCGGCTGGGCGGCACGACCGCATCGGTATATGAGAAATTCTATGGCCTGCTCGCCGCCGCGGGCGACCTGGACGGCGACGGGAAAGACGAGATCATCTACGCCGCACCGCACTACGGCGGCAATAACTTGGCCGGTCAGGGGAACGTCCTCCTCTCCGTGTGGAGCGCGGACGACAATTTTTCCCCCTCTGAAAGGTATTTAA